A genome region from Gossypium hirsutum isolate 1008001.06 chromosome A04, Gossypium_hirsutum_v2.1, whole genome shotgun sequence includes the following:
- the LOC107948800 gene encoding multiprotein-bridging factor 1b — translation MAGIGPLTQDWEPVVIRKKAPTAAAKKDEKVVNAARRAGAEIESIKKSNAGTNRAASSSTSLNTRKLDEDTENLAHDRVPTELKKAIMQARMDKKLTQAQLAQMINEKPQIIQEYESGKAIPNQQIIGKLERALGAKLRGKK, via the exons ATGGCCGGAATCGGACCTTTGACTCAAGATTGGGAGCCCGTTGTTATTCGTAAAAAAGCCCCTACCGCCGCCGCCAAGAAGGATGAGAAAGTCGTTAACGCCGCCCGCCGTGCCGGTGCCGAGATCGAGTCCATAAAAAAAT CAAATGCTGGGACGAATAGGGCGGCATCAAGTAGTACTTCTTTGAACACAAGGAAGCTCGATGAAGACACTGAGAATCTTGCTC ATGACCGAGTGCCAACTGAGCTAAAGAAAGCCATCATGCAAGCTCGAATGGATAAGAAACTTACCCAGGCTCAACTTGCTCAG ATGATCAATGAGAAGCCTCAGATTATACAGGAGTATGAATCCGGAAAAGCCATCCCTAACCAACAAATAATTGGTAAACTGGAGAGGGCTCTTGGTGCGAAGCTGCGAGGGAAGAAGTGA